In Ostrinia nubilalis chromosome 26, ilOstNubi1.1, whole genome shotgun sequence, one genomic interval encodes:
- the LOC135084651 gene encoding CCAAT/enhancer-binding protein zeta-like, with amino-acid sequence MSGDEDEPDLSGDEEELLLQDSDDEADEIEIPGKKQKGKPKLKLKGKDDLGSLFASAEEFSTLLEETASNKKQGSSQAVSNTDNSSHKQLAWEEKRDTWIKGYNRKILGNKKAGKGRKFNKNKQNGGFNKMTDSKKGGKRKGGNADGGGGKKKKFK; translated from the exons ATGTCTGGTGATGAAGATGAGCCAGATCTGTCTGGAGACGAAGAAG AACTGCTGTTACAAGACAGTGACGACGAAGCAGACGAAATAGAAATCCCAGGGAAGAAGCAGAAAGGAAAACCTAAGCTTAAACTTAAag GAAAAGATGATCTCGGATCCCTATTCGCATCAGCTGAAGAATTCTCAACACTTCTAGAAGAAACCGCGTCCAACAAAAAGCAAGGATCCAGCCAAGCCGTCTCCAATACTGACAATTCCAGCCACAAGCAACTGGCTTGGGAAGAGAAGCGAGACACGTGGATAAAAGGATACAACAGAAAGATATTGGGCAACAAAAAAGCCGGAAAAGGCAGgaaattcaataaaaacaaacaaaatggtGGCTTCAACAAAATGACTGACAGCAAAAAAGGCGGGAAACGGAAAGGCGGAAACGCAGACGGTGGGGGTGGGAAAAAGAAAAAGTTCaaataa
- the LOC135084400 gene encoding CCAAT/enhancer-binding protein zeta-like → MKHKRFEENILVDEAYTNYGKVDKNADGKKSQGIAKHFAETLEYEEKKKWFHQLPDEPSTITKVLTPEQIEEVRKEASSALHGDTAAYETKSNRSGSSDQQWARTLLNKGAIGDRVAAATILIQDNPLYNLTALRNLVNSVKPAKKKDGIIVIDALSELLISELLIPDAKLRTLEQHPLGHLDEMTSGNKQARRNILKLWHYEDQLKELYGTYVEALNKFAHDSVEANKEKAVSAMSYLLMHHPEREKMLLTNIINKLGDPSQSVASKVIYHLCQLLYNHPNMKSVVLAEIEKMLFRTNISPRAQYYGVCFLNQFFLGKDDSKIAENLIRIYFSFFKASIKKGDIDSRLMSAILTGVKRAYPFANKDRLSDTPAHIDAIHKLVHLASAGVAIHALALLHHTCMASQAAADRYYTALYRKLANVDIFNTTHSALLFSLIYKSLKQDKNTSRVAAFIKRLLQLCCYATPAQSCGMLFLVSQVLKDGDMKDAVKLVWTKREIKEEEVKDEKEEHSDTEQNDPEKKGKEVSDSDNETEELKTEEEKEEQKKIDLLRGDKKDLLMDDDEEETYVDLKIDDEGNVEPARRRPAAAAVGWFHAKVKTEEAVEKPDKKLETKIQLKRTVNMDKVISEYNPFARNPSFAGAEHSAYVELLPLARHFHPTVRLFAEKLLAEQIVQYSGDPLKDFAGIRFLDRFVFKNPKKRADTQDGDVKKVKGSHPKFAIRKNYTAKGLKSLPVNSSVYLNEDAKKIPVDERFLYDFLQKRREVKDSDDDDSDDDSVTSEDFEKYLDSVTGSRAQTDSDEELDYLADMEANKQKKQSKKKAGDDQLDELGTDDDDDVDDEDIGGGSDDGVKISLTFTSLPIEKQF, encoded by the exons atgaaGCACAAAAGGTTTGAGGAAAATATTTTAGTCGATGAAGCTTACACAAATTATGGTAAAGTTGACAAAAATGCTGATGGAAAGAAAAGTCAGGGTATTGCAAAACATTTTGCGGAGACACTCGAATATGAGGAGAAAAAGAAATGGTTTCATCAG CTCCCAGATGAACCCAGTACAATAACGAAGGTGCTGACACCAGAACAGATAGAAGAAGTGCGGAAGGAAGCGAGCAGTGCACTGCATGGTGACACAGCGGCATACGAAACCA AATCAAACAGAAGTGGTTCATCAGACCAGCAGTGGGCCAGGACTCTGTTGAACAAAGGAGCTATAGGAGACAGGGTAGCAGCAGCTACAATATTGATTCAG GATAACCCTCTCTACAATTTGACAGCACTCAGAAATTTGGTCAACAGTGTCAAACCAGCCAAGAAAAAGGATGGAATCATTGTTATAG ATGCACTATCAGAGCTCCTAATATCCGAACTCCTAATCCCTGATGCGAAGCTGCGGACACTCGAGCAGCATCCACTGGGCCACCTGGACGAGATGACGTCAGGCAACAAGCAAGCGCGCAGGAATATACTCAAGCTGTGGCACTATGAGGACCAGCTCAAGGAGTTGTATGGAA CTTACGTAGAAGCGTTGAACAAGTTCGCCCACGACTCGGTGGAAGCGAACAAGGAGAAAGCCGTCAGCGCCATGTCTTATCTGCTCATGCATCACCCGGAAAGAGAGAAG ATGCTGTTAACGAACATAATCAACAAACTGGGAGATCCGTCACAGTCAGTAGCGTCTAAGGTGATATACCACCTGTGCCAACTTCTGTACAACCATCCCAACATGAAGTCTGTGGTGTTAGCTGAGATTGAGAAAATGCTGTTCAG GACAAACATATCGCCGCGTGCGCAATACTACGGCGTGTGTTTCTTGAATCAGTTCTTCTTGGGCAAGGACGACTCCAAAATAGCGGAGAACCTTATCAGGATCTACTTCTCATTCTTCAAGGCTTCGATTAAAAAG GGAGACATCGACTCTCGCCTAATGTCCGCCATACTAACAGGCGTCAAACGCGCGTACCCATTTGCCAACAAAGACCGTCTTTCCGACACTCCTGCGCACATCGACGCTATACATAAGCTAGTACATCTAGCTAGTGCAGGCGTCGCTATACACGCATTAGCTTTGTTGCATCATACTTGCATGGCTTCTCAGGCCGCTGCGGACCG CTACTACACCGCACTATACCGAAAACTAGCAAACGTCGACATATTTAACACAACGCATTCCGCTCTTCTCTTCTCGCTCATTTACAAGTCGTTGAAGCAGGACAAGAACACTTCTCGAGTCGCGGCGTTCATCAAACGTTTGCTTCAACTTTGTTGCTACGCGACTCCCGCGCAATCGTGTGGAATGCTGTTTCTGGTGTCGCAAGTATTGAAGGATGGGGATATGAAGGATGCTGTCAAACTCGTGTGGACTAAGAGAGAAATTAAGGAAGAg GAGGTAAAAGATGAAAAAGAAGAACATTCAGATACAGAACAGAACGATCCAGAAAAGAAAGGTAAAGAAGTTAGTGATTCAGATAATGAGACAGAAGAACTGAAaacagaagaagaaaaagaggaACAGAAGAAAATTGATCTTTTGAGAGGAGACAAGAAAGATCTGCTGATgg ATGACGACGAAGAAGAAACATACGTGGACCTGAAGATAGACGACGAAGGCAACGTCGAGCCCGCGAGACGccggcccgccgccgccgccgtcggCTGGTTCCACGCCAAGGTCAAGACGGAAGAGGCTGTGGAGAAGCCGGACAAGAAGTTGGAAACCAAGATACAGCTGAAGAGGACCGTTAATATGGATAAA GTGATATCCGAGTACAACCCATTCGCCCGCAATCCATCCTTTGCGGGGGCAGAACACAGCGCGTACGTCGAGCTGTTACCGCTGGCCAGACACTTCCACCCTACCGTCAGGCTGTTCGCTGAAAAGCTGCTGGCTG AGCAAATAGTCCAATACAGCGGCGACCCGCTGAAAGACTTCGCCGGGATCCGATTCCTGGACCGCTTCGTGTTCAAGAACCCCAAGAAACGCGCCGACACGCAAGATGGCGACGTCAAGAAGGTCAAAGGATCGCACCCCAAGTTTGCTATCAGAAAGAACTATACTGCTAAAG gTCTAAAGAGCTTGCCAGTGAACTCATCGGTATACCTGAACGAAGACGCCAAAAAGATACCAGTTGATGAGAGGTTCCTTTACGA TTTCCTACAAAAGCGGCGCGAAGTGAAGGACTCTGATGACGATGACAGCGATGACGATTCCGTGACTAGCGAGGACTTCGAGAAGTATCTTGACAGCGTCACCGGCTCTCGAGCCCAAa CCGATTCAGACGAAGAATTAGACTACCTAGCGGATATGGAGGCGAACAAACAGAAGAAACAAAGCAAGAAGAAGGCTGGTGATGACCAGCTGGATGAGCTGGGgactgacgatgatgatgatgtggatGACGAAGACATTGGCGGCGGCAGTGATGATGGAG tcaagatctcgctgacgttcacaAGTcttcccattgaaaaacagttctaa